A window of Cynocephalus volans isolate mCynVol1 chromosome 3, mCynVol1.pri, whole genome shotgun sequence genomic DNA:
CTTGCTAATTTCAATGGTCTATCTCAGTCTTTCCTCTCTTTGACTAATAACCACTATCTGATACCGTTGATATCTCCTTTGTTCACAAACTTATTTCACTTGGATTTAAGGACACTACactcttttactttttctcctaCCTTAATGACCACTCCTCAAATTCCTTTCCTGGTTCTTGCTGTTCTCCCCAACCACCTAATGTTGGAGAATTCTGGGAATCAGTCCTTGAATTGATTTTCTTCCTGAGCAACATTTCTATCCTTGGTGAACCCTTCAGGCCTTGGtttcaaatattatatatttacatagtaCACACACATACGTACTAACACCATCTAACTTTTATCTTCATTTCAGGAACATTCCACACTGTTATTTGGATGTCTAAAGACATCTCAACTTTATGTCAAACAACTTCAAACTGACCTCTTCCAAACTCTTGCTCCATTcatatgtttgtttgttgttttttttttcccatctcagTGGCAACTCTACCCTGGCAGATTTTCAAACAAAAGATCTTGGGGACACTCAGCTGTTCTCTTTCTTATACTCTACATACAATCATTCAAGTAATCATCCCTTGCCCAGGATGTATGTTGGAATTATTCAGCATATGCCAAGGAGCTCGTACCTCACCAACCTCTTGTTCACTCTCTCATCAGCTGCACCATTGATTCTCACCTTGAAGACTCTAACAAGCCTTCTTTGATTTCCCTAATTTTATCTTGGCTTCCTGGTCTGCTATTCTTAACACAGTATCCAGAATGTGTCTCTTAAAGTGTGAGATGTCATATTATAACACCTCTGTTCATATTCCCTCAAAACTCACTTCACTCCAGAAAATCCAGTTCTGACACTGGTTTATAACGCCTGTGATCTTGTCATACATACTTATGAGCTATTTCCCTAACACCATTCCTCCCTCACACTGGTCTAAGCACATGGGTTTCTAAACTTCTCTGAACACACCAAGCCTTTGATCCAGGGATCTGCTCTCTCAGAAATGGTCTATGACCAGCTGTCCATTTGGTTCATTCCTTTACCTCATTTAAGGCTTTGTTCAAATCTCACCTTCTCTGCGGAGCTTATTACTACAACCTGCACCCTCCACCACTACCACCATTCAAGTTCTCATGCTCCTTTGCttgctatttttttccctcataggACTATTAccctaaaatattcttttattttttactgaaacataattgattgtatatacctgtgtgcaatctgtgatcctcaaatcaggataattagtgtattcaatattatacaatgtaatcatttttgtatgcttttaaatgtatgtgtttattgTTTGCCTATTTTCTGTCTCACTGGATAGACAGCAAGTACATTTgtcccccttctccccccactGGTATATCCCATGTACCTAGACTAGCACCTGAAACAAAGTAGGCATTCttcttgaataaaaataaagctaaccATTATGCTGCCAGAATCCTGAAAATATCATATGTTACTACATTGGGCTGTGCTGAATAATCTAGTAGCATTTCCTAGAGAGCTACTATAAACTCAGACGAATATTAGTTTTTCCTGATGATTTTGTTTTGGCAAGTGCAGCTAATTTTTTCACATGATTGTAATGCacttcttgaaaaaaagaaagactgataGACTTCTACCCTGAcccatttgttttcttccttaggATAACTCCAGGTTTTACTATTTCTTATTGTTTCCGGGAATAGAGACTACTCTCTCAGTTCCCCCTTGCAGTTGTCATCATGTCAACTACATGATGACAAGATGAACAGGTCAATAAGATGGAAGCAGAAGTGATATAAGGAAGTGTTACAGAAAGGTTCCATCAAGAAAGCTCCTGAAGCTCAGAGGTAtaccttttcttctccttctgcttCTGCTTCTCTTGCTTCCTGCCTTGAAGGCAGTCATATGACTGGGGCTTCGATAGTCATTGTGGTTCAAGATCACCTTGATCATAGACGCACTACCAATGGCTGAGAAAAGGTACAGAAAGGGCCTAGGCCCTGATAAATCTAACCTAAAAGTATATCTGCCACAGGCTTCCTACCTCCAGACTTTTCTTGTGAATAAAAAATTAAGCCTTTTGTGCTTAAGCcactttgggggtgggggtctgcTAGACATGGTTGGACATAATTCGAAGTGATAGTCCTTTTTTTCACCTGGTCAACTTGTGATTCATCAGCATCTGAATCAGTTATcgtttattttctgaaaacattatGAGGGACTTCAGAGTTCTCCTACCCCTATTCCTTGCACCTCTCACTGCTTTAGGTATATTTGCCTGCCTTAGTTTCTATTCCCAGCATTACTTTTATCACATGGGATggtcatttatttacatatatataaatgcatatgtatttaataatatatacatatttaatgtataaatttattACACAAATGTATACATTATTTATTACATCCATAtactgtatgtgtgtgcatatatatacagtCTTCcctcagagaagaaaagggagattACTATTATTCCTTGGGGAACTTCTAAAACTAAAATAGGAATTGATATAATACCTACTTGAGTGTTTGAAGTTGACAGCTTGGATGTTTCAGAGATTTACACAGAATCCTTTCTGAAGTATCATCAAGGTCACTGTTACAAATTTCCAGCTCCCGGAGGTTCTTGTGAGTGTGGAGTAGAGAGCAGATATCTCTCCAGTAGACAAGGTTCCTTATTTGACTGCATAGAGGAAAAAATGTAATTCTCCAGGGGAATCAACTCCAGCAATTtgaaagttaaatatataaacacatataatatataaaaagtatcTAATagcagataatttttttaaaagtatcttttgaGAGCCCCTGTTACCTGACTCAGACTTAATACCAGGCAGAAAGAAAGTATATCAACTATGAAAAACAACATCTAGACCCACAAAGGTAGTTGGTGATTCTGTAGTCAGGCAGGTGTCTGTAGTCAGGTGATCGAGTACAGCCTCTTTGGACgtgaaaatgttaaatattaagaAACATCAATTTTGATGATAAATGTTGCATGTTACATGTTATTGTGACTACCCCTAACTAATAATATAAGGATTATTTCAGTTAATCCACACAACGGATCTGAAGAAATAAGGTTAAACCATTGGTTCTCAATTAGGGGCAAAATTTTaaccccaggggacatttggcaatgtctgaagacatttttcattgtcacaaCTGAAGAGGATGGGTGCTATTGGCATGTAGCGGGTACAGGGCAGAGTACTGCTAAACCCCttacaatgcacaagacagcccACCACCACAAAGAGGTATCTAGCCTAAAATGTCAGCAATGCTGAGATTTAACCTGGAATCCCTGAATTTAAACTGACGCATTGGGATTTTTAAATCACTGGTCCAATGAGAGACTAGATAGAAAATCAAGTTCTGCATGGACTTCAGTTTCAGTCTTGTGACGATGATCAAGAACTAGAATTATAATCAGGTCTTAGGAATACATTAAAGAAAGGacgttttaaaaaaaatgactcaCCTAGAAGTTAGCTGCACATTAggccttttgttttcaaatacGTGTTGAACACTCAACTTAAGTTTCTCTAGAGGCTGGCACTGTTTCAGACAGTATGAAGAAACCCTCAGATCTTGGTCTTCCTCTATACAAATGGTAGCCTCTGAGAAAAAGCCCATTATCTCTTTCACGAATTCTTCTTCCTGATTCTCAAAGAGACAGTAAAACAAAGGCATGTGGTGTTCCATTGCTTTTGGATTATTACCCAAATTTTCCATTTGCTGTAGAAAGTACTGCCTGAGTGGTCCTATCAAGAGCTGACAGCCAAAGGATGTCTCAAgaatttttctcctcttctcattAAGCAGACCAAAAATGAAAGTGACTATTGGACTGAAATTAATGtatatttctcttttgtctttaaCCTTTCTACCAGCTGAGGGGATCTGGCAGTTGATTAGTATCATCATATATGCAATGGCTGCACAGAACTCCTGGGTATTCAAGTGTATAAACTTGTGATGGTCCTTATGGCTGCTGCTTGGCAAGAGAATATTCAGGGCTTGCAACAAAGAGACATCAACCTTGGTAAACCCAACACTTCTGAGGTCTTCATCGCTAAAACTCAGGGTGTTTTGAAACAGTCCTTCTATAGCCAGCAAACACAGACGTTCTAGTAGAACTAGGTGATGCTGTTTAGCAGTAACTCCAGCATCAGATGTCAATGCATTGGCAAGAAAATGGGCATATACGTCAGTGCGTGTTTGGCAGGAGAGTTTGACGTCATCCCTCTTGTCCATCTGTTGATTCAGGACAGTACAAGTGATCCAGCATAAGGCAGGGACTCGGCACAGATCCACAAGCACTTCATTTTCATGTACAAGTTTGAGGGCTGTCATAGCCCTCTGGCTGTCTTTAAAGAATATGGTAAAATATTCCTGCCTCTTTTCCTTAGAGAGCTCTATGGTTATGTAGTAATCTGTCATCTGCATTAACGTATTCACAACAGCCTCACAATTGGGCCTCGATGAGATGAGGAACCAGGAATCTTGAGCCATTTTTCTCTTCAGCAAACTGACTAGGAGAACTGATATGGGTACCTGCTCTCTGCTGTCACTACACAAAGCAGATTCATTCATATTTAACTTCAAATTTATGTTGTCCCAGTCCTCAAAGATAAATAGGAGCTTCTGGGAACTGGACAGGATATCTGCGATAGGAGCCTTGCCATCAGGCCAGTCCTTGGAGATCAGCTCAACCAAGCTACTATTGGTCATCTGGTTTATTTCACGAGAAGTGAGGCAAACAATGTACGAGATCACATCCTTCCACATTTTGCCCTTTGCCCACTCTAACACTGCCATTTTTATGGCCACAGTTTTTCCAGCTGCTTCATCCCCCACCAGCAACACATTAAGGTTCTTTGATGAATGAGTGCTCTTAGGATTATATGCAAGTTGAAGTACATAGAAAATGTCTGCTGAAACTTTACGGTAGAATTCACCATGAACATCTCCAAAAGGGCATTCTTCCCATTGGAGTAGAAAGTTTCTGCTTATAAGAACTCTGTGCATCTCTTTGCTACCTAAGCCATGAGTCCAGGGCAAAAGAAATGCAGAACAcaggaaaaaagtcaaaatgtaaAAATTGTTTCATCCAGTATTTCTACTTGCTGCCATTCATCACAAAGATATAGATGCAAAGACATTTACTATCACATTgctttgaaagaaaaagactgaataaACCTATTCGTCCACATAACAGAATCTGCAGATATTTTTTACCATTGCTTATTCATCCTTCGAGAGCTTCCTTGTCATTTATCTCGCCATCgagaaggacttttttttttccttttgtggtttCACAGCACTTTATGTAGCCGTAAGTTATAACACTTCATTTTGCATCAGATTTTTCCTTTGAGGAAATGATTCCTAAGTTGAGAAACAGTTTCCTCACATTTATTTAGCTAAAAGCAGATAACTGTTACATTTTTGGCTATTAACCATAAATTACTCATTTATCTTtcctcatattttcttgcttatgCATATCATTACTTAAATCCTGACCACTTAATGAGTTATTTAAGACAAATTATATATGGACTAACATTTAAGTTATTATGGAGTTATCTCTCCTGAGAGTATATAAGGTTATAGTCCCACTGTAAAAcagtaaaacaagaaaatgccacattaaaacaaacaagcaaaaaaacaagtataaaGCTTTCATGGAACTATGGATGAAATAATGAGTCCAAATAAGTGAACTCTCAGAGGGGGTGAATTCTCCTTTATGAGAAGATACCTGAAGATGTTGTTATACCTGGGGCAAGGGAAAACAGGAAAGAGAGTCATTGCTGAAGAACGTTGATGGGATAAGTAAAAACAGCTCACCATTAACAGCTGTACCAGGGCTGGGATGGCAGCAGACTGGAACAGAACAGACCCAGCTCACCCCCGTGGAGATGAGCCAGATGAATTAATGGGGTGATCCCGCTCTCAACTGAAAAAATGTCTGTCCGGTCCTGATCTAGCATATCTGAGCAGCCTAAACAGCTAGGAAAAGGACAAGTGCTTTCAGGGAAAAACATTACTTTCTCTACTGTTTTTATGTATAATGTCTGGcttgcaataaaaaaaatgagatttgtCCAATGtaaggtttgcaaatattttctcccaatccatgggttgtctctttactgttttctttgctgtgcagaaggtttttagtttaatccacacacacacaaaaataagaatGCGAGGTGATGAAtctgttaattagcttgatttaattattccacaggCCTGATTGTCAGAGAGCAGGAAGCTTGCCCAGGGACCTCAGCAGCCATGCACATCCCCTGCTGCTACCGCAGACTCCACTGCCATGTGGGTGGTtcatcacagccactgccacattCACTTCTACCACAAGGGAGCTTGCCACCATAGCAGCAGCCACCATTGCCATGCAGGCGGCCTACtgaccacttgactgcactgacacaaggagagtcaccagtggagcccagcgAAAGATTTGAGCAGGCACAGACCTGTGACCCAATGGCCcgacccacagggggaattatgctgccacatgCAACAGCACACCTAGGGGTGGGAGGTACATGTAGAATCAGGATAAGGAAATAGAGTAAGGAAGGAAATTCCTGATCACTACCAACTCATCCAGGTGAAGCAGAGACCCAGGGgaagcctctgcctgtaggaagaggaaagagaaaccatgcctagggtcacccattcaaactaaGGAGCTCCAGTACACCACAGTGCATCCATCAGGGTTGCAGAACACTAGCAGGGGTGCCTATTAGcctacccagggtcacccaccccagccaaagagtaacagggcacccaggcacttctcccaagaacttgagagcttgcccatgtcCCCAACAAACCAACACAATGTCACTAacttcagcaaggaatcactaagtgccccagtgcctaagccatggaggcactcacacacacaacTACAACAatgaatatggccaaagtacccacacagagattactgcatctacctggaacaaATACTAAAACGCCATACTCAATGGTtgaattagtccgtttctgttgcttaaaacaaaatacttggaactgggtacattgtaagaaaatgaaatttattgattacagtttcagaggccaggaagtccaaagtccagggaacatacctggttggggtcttccttggtggtgacttcagtgatacAGAGTACcatattgcaagatggcagaagcagagagagggagataaCCTTTTCAGTTGGCTCtgtttaaagccatcagaaccacaccaatGACCACCATTAGTCTACCAACTTATTACTCATCGTCCTTACAATCCagccacctcttcaaggcccaacctttTGATTACCATTATAGGATCTCCCACTCTCCCAACAGTCAGAGTGGGGGGTCAAGCTTTTAATACTTATGAAGTTTTActtcataaaacttgggggacacaattcaatctttaTCAAttgtcaatataaaacacatctacaggggGAAGTCTCTCTcgtcaaagcccactccagagcaatagaagaaacaactgctctaccagatgaccacacatcaacacagagatgctagaaatataaagaaaaaaaaaaaaaaccagaccaAAAGAGTGTAATAATTCTCAAGCACCAGACCCCATATAGCAGGGCtctagaaatgactgaaaaggaattccaagcaacaatcttaaagaaactcaatgagatacaagaagactgttagacaacacaatgaaatgagaaaaacaatgcaggatgtgaaggaggaaatatacaagagattaataccttaaaaaagaatgcagcagaattCCTAGAaccaaaggattcattcaacaaaataaaacccacaaCCAAGAGTTTAAGTaacaggttagagcaagcagaagaaaatttttgatcttgaaggtggtctttttgaaataactcaggcagccaaaaaaaaaaaaaaaaaaaaagaactattaaaataaaagaaaacctaagagagctatCATACAACCTTAGGTGCTCAAACATCCAAACTATGGGTGTTCTAATAGGGGGCACTCAAaacctgttcaatgaaataatagcagaaaaattcccaggtatagggagagacactaaccttcatatccaggaggcttaaagatccccaaacagatttaatccaaaaatgtcctctccaagacacattatagtcaaactggcaaagcttaaagacaaagagagaatcttaaaaacagcaagagaaaagcttcaagtcacctataagggagtccgcatcagactaacagcagatttctcagcagaaactctacagtcTGAAGA
This region includes:
- the NLRP11 gene encoding NACHT, LRR and PYD domains-containing protein 11; translated protein: MAESASTDFDLLWYLENLSDKEFQNFKDHLEQEPPQFELPQIPFLKLRKAKREDVVNILTTSYEEQHIWNIIFSIFQKIRRKDLCEKIDARRNRSKEMHRVLISRNFLLQWEECPFGDVHGEFYRKVSADIFYVLQLAYNPKSTHSSKNLNVLLVGDEAAGKTVAIKMAVLEWAKGKMWKDVISYIVCLTSREINQMTNSSLVELISKDWPDGKAPIADILSSSQKLLFIFEDWDNINLKLNMNESALCSDSREQVPISVLLVSLLKRKMAQDSWFLISSRPNCEAVVNTLMQMTDYYITIELSKEKRQEYFTIFFKDSQRAMTALKLVHENEVLVDLCRVPALCWITCTVLNQQMDKRDDVKLSCQTRTDVYAHFLANALTSDAGVTAKQHHLVLLERLCLLAIEGLFQNTLSFSDEDLRSVGFTKVDVSLLQALNILLPSSSHKDHHKFIHLNTQEFCAAIAYMMILINCQIPSAGRKVKDKREIYINFSPIVTFIFGLLNEKRRKILETSFGCQLLIGPLRQYFLQQMENLGNNPKAMEHHMPLFYCLFENQEEEFVKEIMGFFSEATICIEEDQDLRVSSYCLKQCQPLEKLKLSVQHVFENKRPNVQLTSSQIRNLVYWRDICSLLHTHKNLRELEICNSDLDDTSERILCKSLKHPSCQLQTLKLSYLSPLSEFEDVFKAIVHSQNLTFLSLSSTFITVKMFSLLHEVLSNPMSSIQHLNLIKCNLQASTCEKISSLLVSSKKLKKLTLSNNPLKSDGVKILCDALLQPDCTLESLALCFCCLTQSCCSSIGKVLMVKKSLKHLDLSVNYLRSHGVLVLTLAVMFPNCKLQELELSGCFFSSDVCGDIALAIINNPNLRSLELGSNNIQDEGMELLCNALKHKNCKLENIGLEECGLTSACCKSLASVLISSKTLKKLNLLKNKLGDKGIMQLLKGLRHPHCVLQTLGLQISEVGTETQKLLMAVKEKNTKLVFVSESWAKRKGREVVVDLPNPSQPDPLHNFTWHLISFQMPREFRP